In Cryptomeria japonica chromosome 10, Sugi_1.0, whole genome shotgun sequence, a genomic segment contains:
- the LOC131076585 gene encoding uncharacterized protein LOC131076585 isoform X1, whose amino-acid sequence MVFVNVLCVDGNYSMVNQFDHDRPCFLFVHYFCSLWPSQVVSGLFILLAQGTLQSLELPMELAQVAGTAAGLKWTWNLIKPQKHHKSPIVQRLRNQQERSMS is encoded by the exons GGTATTTGTAAATGTTTTGTGTGTGGATGGCAATTATTCAATGGTAAATCAGTTTGACCATGATAGGCCTTGTTTTTTGTTTGTTCATTATTTTTGTTCGCTCTGGCCTTCACAAGTCGTTTCTGGGTTGTTCATTTTGCTGGCCCAGGGTACACTACAATCTCTGGAGTTGCCAATGGAGCTGGCTCAG GTGGCTGGCACAGCTGCTGGCCTGAAGTGGACGTGGAATTTGATT AAGCCCCAAAAGCACCACAAGAGCCCAATTGTGCAGAGGCTAAGAAACCAG CAGGAGAGGTCAATGAGTTAG
- the LOC131076585 gene encoding uncharacterized protein LOC131076585 isoform X2, which produces MVFVNVLCVDGNYSMVNQFDHDRPCFLFVHYFCSLWPSQVVSGLFILLAQGTLQSLELPMELAQVAGTAAGLKWTWNLIKPQKHHKSPIVQRLRNQERSMS; this is translated from the exons GGTATTTGTAAATGTTTTGTGTGTGGATGGCAATTATTCAATGGTAAATCAGTTTGACCATGATAGGCCTTGTTTTTTGTTTGTTCATTATTTTTGTTCGCTCTGGCCTTCACAAGTCGTTTCTGGGTTGTTCATTTTGCTGGCCCAGGGTACACTACAATCTCTGGAGTTGCCAATGGAGCTGGCTCAG GTGGCTGGCACAGCTGCTGGCCTGAAGTGGACGTGGAATTTGATT AAGCCCCAAAAGCACCACAAGAGCCCAATTGTGCAGAGGCTAAGAAACCAG GAGAGGTCAATGAGTTAG